A window of Dermacentor andersoni chromosome 4, qqDerAnde1_hic_scaffold, whole genome shotgun sequence genomic DNA:
TCAAGGTGAagggaggtgtatggaaaaaaaaagacctaTTCAGTGATTTGCAGTGATTACCTTGCCCATTCAGTGATTTCAGATTTTCCATATTCAGCGTGCTCATGCTTCGAGTCTTCGAACGACTCAGTCTCACTCTCTGCGGTCTGCTAgcttcctggttagctcagatgctagAGAGACCGCTCCGGAAAGTCAATGGTCGCGTGTTCGACACCCGTACCAGGACAAGTTTTTGTTCAACTGCGAGGTTTTCTTTGTGAGCAACCCCTCTGGCtgtcctttgtagcttcgtgttaCACTTCGGTGGATGAAAATTTTTTCCCTTCCATGAATCCCGCCCGTTGCGCCATTTTCACAACGAGCTTAACCTTGCAAATTCGTGCATCGAGATTTGTACCGTTGGTGAACTGTGACTTTCTAGTTTCTTAATTCACTCTGCGCTGTCTCGCCAGCACGCTCACATGCCGCCTTTCCGATGTTATTGCTCACGGTGGACGACCGCAACATCATCACCGTCGAACACCCCCTCAGCTTCAGTATTTTTTCGCAACCTGTTGTAGTGCTGTATTGTCTATGGCAAATCTGTTGTAGTGCTGTATTGTCTATGGCGTTGCGTTACTGAGCCCGAGagcgtgggatcaaatcccgagcgcggtggccacatttcgatgaaggcgaaacgCAAGAATGCCTCGTACTGCGCTTTGGGTGCACTTTGAGGTgaaccaggtggtcaaaattaacccagagtctcccactaagtcgtgcctcataatcatatcgttttTATGGCCCTCAAAACTCCAGCATCTAACGTTTCATTAATTTTCCCGCCGATGAAATGTTGAATTGGTGTACACTCAGTAAGCGAGGAGCCACTTTCCACGTACGCGTGTGATAGCCACTGAAGGTCGCatgaagacagagagagagagaagcaaactTTATTACAGGCGTATAAGTTATTGAACCCCGACAGAGGAGCTAGTGTGGAGACCATGTGGTCGCGACGCGGTTAGCCCCCTCTGCCAGCATGACTTAGCATTTTGGGTGATCAGCCTTGATTGTATGCTCCTAGGCCTCGAGCGTGGGAGCTTGCCGAAGAATCGTTCTTGGTGGGGGGTTGGACGGGCGCCTCCATAGTATGCGATCTTGGTGTGCGGTTAGTGCTTCGCAGTGCCCGCAGTTAGGTTTGAACGTTTGCTTAGAAATTTCATCCACCCTTTTGGGGCTTAACATTGATCTAGTCTGTGCCTGCTGTAGAGCCGTGGCCTACTCCCGGGAGAGAATCGGACTCGGGAACGGATACGCTCTGCACGAATCCTTGTAAAATTGAGTTAACTCGTCATATGTGTTCGAACCGGCCCTCCGGGTCGAGCGATCCCACCTCCGTGACAGTTTAGTGAGCGCGACAGCAACCACATTCTTTCTCCGACTCTACATCCACAGAATCTTCTGAGGAAGAAAGCCGCTGAGGAATTGAAGAAGGAGCAGGAGCGCAAAGCCGGGGAACGCCGGAAGATCATCGCGGAGCGTGTTGGCCAGCCCAAGCCTGTGGATGGCGCCAACGAAGGTCTGTGAACACTCGAAATCGCGATTTTATGTTTAGCCTTGTGCAGGGCTGATACTTTACGATGAAAATGCGCGGCGTTTGGGCATTGTGACACATTCCAAAAGCTACAGTGAGTGTATGCGGCTCGCTATTTTGGTCCACGTCGCTCCGATATGTTTTTTCTGTTAATTACGAAAAGCGGCTTCTATCAGCGGTTAAGGCATGAGAGAAGTGCCTGTGTATTACAACGAGTAATCCTATAGGTCAACAAGGACCTATGTGCTTGCGTTAAATATCGTCGTAAGCGTCGTTTTCATGCTGCAATTGTTACATGCCAACTGCAAATTAGGGTTCATCAGGAGCAATTTATTTTAAAAACGAAAAATGACCAAGCTGCATGCTGGTGCGATTGACATTAGCAGAACTATTAACTACGTAGAAGCCCTGGACAGCTTACGATCACAACCATTGTACCCGCGTCAGGCTATTGTGACtttcttttcttgtattttttttttgtttttctgcctAGGCTGTTGGTAGAATGTTTGCAATAGAGACGAGTGTTAAGTCTAGGCTTGCCAACAGGCTGGCGCAGCGCTACGTCGGAACCAAAGCAATGTGATAGTGGTTTTAAACTGTTGATAACTTTACGTCTCTTGCTCCCATGCACTTCAGCCACCCTTCAGGGAATCCTCAAGCAGTACCACGCCCGGATAGCGGCACTAGAGGACGCCAAGTACGACCTGGAGTACGAAGTCAGGCAGAAGGACTTCGTGGTACGCCCACCTCATTGAAGTCGGCTCCGTGCCTCGTCAGCATCGCCATGCCATCTACACAACAACACAACCAACGCAGCGCGGCCCCAGCCGGCCTACACAGCTCTCCCCCTCGTAATCTAAGAACTTAGAGCTTCCCACGAGGGTGTGCTATACTCGGAAGGCATAGAGATCCTTTGAGCAAAAAATGCAAGTACCGCGGTCCTGCGAACAAACAGAACAGCGCAGTCTGAAATCCTCTAAATGGGGTTTGGCTGCAATTATCATAATCAGGCTGTATGCCTGGCCTGTCGGAGCAAAAGATACAAGTACCGCGGGTCCTGCGAAGAAACAAAGTTGTCCGACAGGCTAGGCATACAGCCTGATTATGACGATTGCAGTCAAAGCACAATGTAGGGGATTTCAGGCTGCGCCTCCAGCCCAAGGATAAATTGAGTTTTTACAAGGCAAGCGTTCTTTGTATACCTTTGCTCATTGGTGTATTTGCCTGGAGGAAGTGAGTTAAAATCTACGGAAAATACTGACAACAATGTAACGCTGTAACTTGATTATGGATTACGTACTGGGGTTTACAACGCCTCAGCAGTCCTTAGTACTCTTAGCCCTAATCTATACTTTCGCGTAAGCACACCGACACTAGGTTAgagccacagtatatatatataaaaaaagcaacaataaaCCGCATAAAATGATCTTGTGCAAAAATAGAAGTTCGAACGTAGAAGGATTGTCGGAACTGTGGACACTAAGCGAATTGGCGTACAAAACATTTAGTTTGGCGAGAAAGATCTATAACGCTAAGCGTTTAGCTGTGTGAAGTCTGAAGGAAAACCGAACCGACGCCTTTCGCTGGATACCTCTTGGATAAACAACGGCGCTTGCTAACCtgagagacttttttttcttctctgaagCGTGTGACATACGTGTGTGCATAACCAAAAGCTGCAACGCGGTGCCTTTTCGCGCCTTAAAAATTATGCTGAGTGTCTCGTACATAAATGATGCGTAACTGTGTGAAGCTTTTTTCTCACCTGTTTTCAAGAGTGCTGCTGTGTGCCTGGGCTGTAACTGACGCATTCGCTGCGAGTTTTAAGGTTGTTTGGCTTGTGATAATGGCATAAAATGTTGCGTGTTACCTGCTGACTGATTTCAAACTTCATCGGAAGCGTGGctaatattttctttttgcagtggCACTGAGAGAAAGCTCCATTAACTATACTTTCGTTTCAGGTTACCATCAGCTTAAATTCTGCAACTCATCAGCGATGGCGACCACGCTGGATTATGCCTGTTAACACTGAAGTTTGTTGAATCTGACAATGTCGTGTGGCTCTGCACCCCCGCAATGCCCAGCACCGAAACGTTTCTGGAATAGAAATTTCGAAAAGCTATAACTTTCTTCGTATTTTCTTATTTAGTGTGAGGGaataaaagacaaacttaaagaGGAGAAACGAAGGAAAGTTCCAGCACCTACCACCGGAAGGAGCACAACTCCTGTTTTATGATTGCACTGTTGCTGAGAAGAAACGTTTCTGAGCTGAGCATTATGGTGCTATTTGATAATATGCTGCTCTAATTACCAAGGCTGCTTGTGATCTAATCAACCGCTTTGCTGTGCTTCTTGCCAATCAATGGCGTTTATGAAATGAGTCAAACATTCGAGGCAAAACAACCTATAACTTCAACCAACAATCGGTATTTGGTAACGGTTGGTCCCACTCATGGCTTTGTTAAAATCCGTACGAATGAAAAATGAAACTGCCGGCAAGAAGCGCGGGAAAGCTAGTACGGCTGTTGCTCGACAAACTAACCGAGAATTTTTTTCATGCTTTGACTACTTTCACGGCTGCGACCGTACTACAGCCACACTACAGGCCATCTGCAAAGAATACTACGAGCGATTGTGCAAGCTGGAAAGTGAAAAGTACGACACTGAGTACTTGGTCAGGCAGAAAGACTATGAGGTCAGTGACGTCAGAACGCATGTCTCCTCTATCGCCCCCCAAgagcaaaagtaaaaaaaaagccccTGTACACATGGATTCCCCGTTACACACTCATACAGGAATtatcatttctttctctctcgtttcTGAAAGCGAAGTTAGACTGTGAGCTAACAAACCGACGCAAATCTATCTGAACGAACTTTTAGAGGAAGTTTTTGTTTTGAGAATCTCCACGAAATGTTTAAGCTGAGGCCCAATGAAGCTTAATCATTCATTTTAGATAATATTAGATGAAACGACAGCTATATCAACAGTTTGTGCCGGAATATTTTAGACTCTAGTCGGTGGTGTACTCACAGTCCAGATTCGTGCGTGCATGAAAAGTGTGTTGTTATTGCATTGCCATCATTTAGGAAATGACTGTCATGTGTGCTTGAACGGTGTAGGTGCGTAGGCTTGGAAGAAATAGCTGAGCGTAGGTGGGAACTTAGTTTTAAGAAGGCTGTGGGAAAGTTTTGctagagatgggggggggggggggggcggaatgtGTCGGATATTAAAGTGCACCTCTTCACGAACCTTTTCGATCAGGAAGCTTTTTGAGAGAGCCTTGTGTGAAAGCGTTGTCGGCAATGGCATGTTGCAGCAGCTATGTCCTCAAGGTCTCTTCTATCTCTTCCAAGCAGGCGCCTTTCCAATGCGGGAAGGCGCCTGTCATGTTCCCCCGAGCACCGCGGCCAAATGTTGTATCTGCATCACCTCGATATAATTCTCCTCGACTCTCTGTCGCACCGACCAATCTCAGAGATCATCAGCATGGGCCATAACATCTCCACTTCACCACCAGATCGCTCAACGACCCAAAGTAATAAAAAATTAAGGCTTTTTAATGAGTTTGAAGAAATGTGGCCAATGGCCAACTTGTACTAAAGTACATTCCGATATACACGAACATTAGAGGAACTTCAGGAAGTTGCGAAGGAAAGAGCAGGCGGTAATTTGAACAACATGGTCCGATACCTGTTGCGACTACAGCAATAATATTTGGCATAGATTTTCCTGAGATCCCTAGTCTTGTCATGGTCCATTTATCATGTTTAGAAGGGTtgcagggtccctttaaagaatGGGCTCGGTTCTTTTAGCACATCTTCGCTAGCAACTTGGCACAAGCCCGCAGTGGTGCGCTGTCCATGCCTATGTTCATTTACAAATTCTGCATGAGAAAATAATTCTTAAATCAAGTCGGAATTAGTAGCCTTACAACGTATCTAGTTGCTGTCATAACCGAGCAAGCTACTGTAGTGGCAAATCATCtcagtttataaaaaaaaagaatactgacATAAGGGAGCAAATTGCAACGATATGCCGAAACAAAAGGCCGGTTTCAGCAGTCTTCAAGGATTCGAATTCGGGATCTTGCACGTTTATAACGGCCTCTAAATAAAACACGCCAGGCTCTGAAGCTCTGCCGTATAGCCCCACATTGTGTAAGTTTTGTTCGAGAGTACATTCTTCAGTTAACACGAACTATCTTGAATTTTGTTTTAAATGGGAGCGTCAGGCTTCATTTGCAAAGACGGGGAGCACTTCTACGTAAATATACTTCATAAGACGAGTGAGGCACGATTGCTTGATCATGTATATGTTGAGGAAACTGATTATCTTTCTGCGATCCTTTCAGATCAACGAGTTGACCATCCAGGTGAACGACCTTCGTGGCAAGTTGTAAGTGCAGTTCCTCTGTGCCAAAATATATCTTTTTTATCTGGTGTACTCCTTTGGTGACCTCGGAACTGAGGGTCGATCTCTTGTAACCTCCCTTCCTCCGTTACGTTTCAGCGTGAAGCCGGCCCTCAAGAAGGTTTCCAAGTGagttgaatgtttttttttctgatatgcTGTATCTCGGTCACAGAAATCCAACGTCTTGAAATTACGCTTAACAGGGAAGTCAATATCTTTAACCACGTTTATCCATTCTTTTTTCAGGTTCGACAAGCTCAAAATGATCGCCAAGAGTACCTCGGAGGTTGACTTCAGGTCAAACCTCAAGGCAGTCAAGAAAGAGGCCTTCAAGCTTGATGAGGAGAAGCAGACGGTAAGATTGAACTTTGACATGGCTTAGTTTACCAACACGGCTATTAAGAGATCTTATTTTTATTTCCAAGATACTGCAAGTTCATCTGGGACCGAGCAGGAGGGGAAACATATAaagtcagaaaaaagaaaattaatcaAAGGTCAATATTTCAGAAGACAAGCAAATTGATATTTAACTTCTAAAAGTGCGAGATCAGCAATTATTCCATTCTAAGGAATCAATACTGTTTAACAATGAAGATGGCAGAGTGTTACATTCGCCCATAGTACAGAGGAAAATGAAAAATTTTTTAAAAGTGTTAGTTCTTGCCTGATAGGAAGTTAAGGATTCAGAGTGGTGCCAATGAACGAACATATGGGTCAGGGCTTGATGACATGTTATTTTtaaggagaaaaagaaacttaAGCCTCAGCATTTTCCGCCGAAATTTCAGTGTCTGTACACACTATGAAATTGCGAAAAATCTCTAACAGCTGACGCGAATCAGTGCTCCTCTGGAAAATTGTGAATATTATCGCTATATAAGGGAACTTAGAGAAATTTGCTGGTTAGGAGTTAAAGAAATACGTCAAATGAAAACTGTTGGTGTTAATATAAACAAAGTTGAGATCACGCCTTCTGTCAGCAAATATTGTCCTATAACACTATTGCGTGTCTGTTGGATGAGCACTTGTGAACACTTACACCAAAGTTTCACGTAGCTGTCCAGTATTGCGAGTATAATTTATGGAAGGATTATTATACCTAACTCCGGTCAGCGTTAGTTATCGATATCACCATTTTTCCTGACCTCTCCTTTGTTATGGTTCTTTGTGTCATGTTGCTCCTGACATCATGAAAAAAGCTTTTAAAACAAAAACAGCAGCGTCAAAGTCAAGTCGAACCCTACTCGTAAACATTTATATCAGACACGAAAGTCTGAGGCAACAGCTTCTCTCTATAGAAGAAAAGGTATAGTGCGCGAAACACTAGTGTCTTTTGTTCATGTTGCTCAATACTTCCCAGCTGGAGGACAAATTCGGAGTGAACTTACTATCGCCATTATCTTTGTTTCTTTACTGTTTGCTTTTATGCTGCAGGTAGCTTGTGCAGGTACATCCTAACAGCTAGCAATACCTAGTCAGATAACATGAGGACGAGCATATATTTAATAATTTTTACGCAATGTGCGTTTAGTTTTTCATCTTCATGAAATTTGCATCTTATCTGCCTGAAGACTTTGTACATATACTTAATTGCTCACTAGACCATGAGACATGCTTCGGAGAGGGAAGTGTGCGTTGCAGTTTCTTTTTCCTCGTTGTGACCCTTATTTGTGTTGTGTCTAATGTGCATTGTTGTCTTGAGTTTGTCTTCAGTGTCGTGCTGTATTGTCGCCGCTACAGTGTAAGATGTTGTCTTTCTGTCTCCAGGTCAAGAAGGACGTGCCAGAATGGGCCGCGAAGTAGAGGTTCTGAAATTTGAACACTGTCCCACATTGTTCACTCTCTGTAGatccagaaaaaaagaatgcctcACTTTACCCAAGTTGCACTCTAACACACAATGAGGCTCAGCGTGGGTTGGCCGTGTCACTCGAAGTAATGGGTCTCTATAAATCTAGTTTAATTCGAATCTCCACGCGCGCTATCTCCCAAATTTTTGGAAAGTATGGTATTTGAAGATAGAGGAAATGCTTCGTGAATTATAGTATATGCCAGTTTAACGTTCCAATGTGATTGCAAAAGAAGCGAGCGGGGGTAATGCGAGGCTTTGATAGCAAAATATCAGCTCACTTTAGTTGTCTGCTTCTTGCTACTAGCGCATCATATCAGCACATTCTTTTAATACCATCGCGATGGTTTTCGCACCAATGATAACTGATAATATCTCCTTAATATAAATTCCACATGGTCAGCCCACGTTGAGTTTAAAAACGAACTTAATTTTTGCTCCCTGATTAAACGATCCAACCAAAAAAACCGTACTCTTTCCGAAACCTATGTGCCCAAGTCTTTCTTGGACATTTTTGAATCCTCTCCACACAAGCCAGGGGCCTCTATTTTGCCCGTCATGAGTAATTTGAAGGACTTTCAACCGCAGTTTCACATTTTGAGCGTTTTGCTACGATTTTTCAAAGGGACAGTGATTCCTATTCCAGAGCTTTCAAGCTAGAATTTTGTATTGCCGTCTTTGGCGGTTTTCGGACATTCTATGCCCCAGAGGTTATCGGTCGATAAGATAAAAAAGCATGAAAATTTTTTTGAGATCTGACCGATgcactttttgttgttgttcttttggcGTGCAAAGACTGCACAGTCTTTTTACTTCTGAAGTCAAAGCGACGGACTCAAGTTTCTGACTCTTCACAGTTGACACATTTTGTGACGTTGCTGTGATTGACTGCTTCCGCTTGCTAACACCTTTTTCCTGCAAACACTTACGCAGCACTAATCACATTGCTACCAGTGTTTTTGATAGAGTCCCGTTGCAACTTTCTTGGATTTTTGTAATCGAGTAAAGGATTTTGCAAGCTGCACATCATATTTTGAAACCGGCGTTTGGCTTAATCTCAAGTGAGCAGCCAAAGCTGACTTTTTACTGCATTTTCTGATAAAAAAATTCTTCACTTTTTGTTTTAAATTAATAAATTATTGAACTGTAGCACACATATTTTCCGAAATTTCTAAAAGGTTTCTTTAGTCGTAATGTCCCTGCCAACATTAACACATCAAAGGGGATATCCGCTCCTTTCACTGCACATTCGGGAAAGCCAATGACCCTGACAATATCCGCTACATCGAAGTGGGAACATTTCCTTGAACCCGCCCGCCGTGAGAAACTGCAACATAGGTGAGATGGTTATCTGCTTCAAGGAAGTGCCTAAACCCAGGAACTATGGAATTTACGCTGTGTAATTTGTTTCTAGTTGTCAGGTTCAAGTTTATTCAGTTAATAattacagagaaagagtaaagtaTTATTATTACAGTTAAGGAGTGCACTAGCACGATGTCTAATGCCTTTAGATTACCGTAAAGCAAAATTCGCATCTCTGTAACTTAGGCCTTACCACAATACGTAATCAACAAGATTTTTTACAGTTAGGCTTTATGAACCCATTGTAACGTGCGATACGCTTCATTTAGGGTGATTTTGATTTGATGACTAAAAGGTGTCGCGAAGACAAGGCGTGTGAGCCTTAGACTAAATTTGGGTTAGAATGTAGTGTTTCATCTTAATGGCGAAGCGGCACTCGAAAGCATTCAAGGTGACCTGGCCAATCACAACAACATTCAACCTCGTTTAATCCGAGGGATAAATTGGCCGATTTTCTGTCCGCGAACGAATATCTCGCACAGCTCGTTGTACGGTTTGAGATTTTATCTGCTTAAATGCCTCGACTAAAGAAACTGCACATGATGTTTGTGAATGACCAAACGGCTGAGCACGTGCGTTTATTGCTACTTATACGGCAGCGAGTCCGTGGCTAAATGAACTGCAAGTACTTAACTGCGAAGCCGAGTTTACATTAAGCTCTGCATACCTTCCTTTTTTCTTGCGCTGCAGCCTATTACTAAAGTATTGAGCGTTGCCATGGTGCCTACTTTTTGTAAGCGACTGTCGACAGAGTTTTTCGTAGCAGGAACGCAATGAAGCTCTTTTTTCCCAAATGCCAAATGCCGCTCACGTTATAACACTGCTTTCGCTGGCTTGGGTCGTGGCGAACGACGTCATTCAGCAAATTAACTGGATAACAATAACAGATTGCTTTGTTGCTAAACGAGGTTCGTATATCTTAACTGCTCGTGAAATCGCTAAAGTGAGATAACGAAACGAAAACGACGAGCGCTGATGCTTACACAACATAAACAATGAATCATAAAGCTTGTAAGAAGCACGcgtgcttatttttttcttcacaacGCCCTAAAAATCATGTGCATCCGCAAGTGCGTGCGCAAAATGTTACAGAGTGGCTATCTGTCATTAGTAACGGTGCTTGATATACCTAACATGGCTCATTTTGTTGAGTTACGTACGCTTTCGACCATGCAAACTTGCGACAATGCTGAAGTGATATTGCCTGCTTG
This region includes:
- the wupA gene encoding troponin I isoform X1, whose amino-acid sequence is MGDTDADRRRKDAEDAHRRLKEEEKRKMEEKERKKAEVRKRLEEAAKAKKAGGKRGFMTPERKKKLRNLLRKKAAEELKKEQERKAGERRKIIAERVGQPKPVDGANEATLQGILKQYHARIAALEDAKYDLEYEVRQKDFVINELTIQVNDLRGKFVKPALKKVSKFDKLKMIAKSTSEVDFRSNLKAVKKEAFKLDEEKQTEKKPEWALGSKKENEE
- the wupA gene encoding troponin I 4 isoform X3, producing the protein MGDTDADRRRKDAEDAHRRLKEEEKRKMEEKERKKAEVRKRLEEAAKAKKAGGKRGFMTPERKKKLRNLLRKKAAEELKKEQERKAGERRKIIAERVGQPKPVDGANEATLQGILKQYHARIAALEDAKYDLEYEVRQKDFVINELTIQVNDLRGKFVKPALKKVSKFDKLKMIAKSTSEVDFRSNLKAVKKEAFKLDEEKQTVKKDVPEWAAK
- the wupA gene encoding troponin I 4 isoform X2 yields the protein MGDTDADRRRKDAEDAHRRLKEEEKRKMEEKERKKAEVRKRLEEAAKAKKAGGKRGFMTPERKKKLRNLLRKKAAEELKKEQERKAGERRKIIAERVGQPKPVDGANEATLQAICKEYYERLCKLESEKYDTEYLVRQKDYEINELTIQVNDLRGKFVKPALKKVSKFDKLKMIAKSTSEVDFRSNLKAVKKEAFKLDEEKQTEKKPEWALGSKKENEE